The segment TTACGCTCCCGGTGGAACTCAACGCCAGTTCGCGCGCCATGCAGATGCTCACCCAGACGGGGCTGGTAACCCGCCAAGAGTACAACGGCGCCAAGTCGGTGCTGTCGGCCGCCGCGCTGACCTACGTGGCCGCCGCCGCGCAGAGCATCTCTACCCTGCTGTACTACGTCTTCCTCCTCGGCGGGCTTCGTAGAAGCGACTGATTCAGAGACGTGGACCTGATTCTTGACCTGTCGCTTCCCGAACTAGAGGCCCGCCTGGAGGAGTGGCAACAGCCCGCGTACCGCGCCCGGCAGGTTTGGGAGTGGATCTACAGGCAAGGCGCAACCCAGTTCGCCCAGATGACCAACCTGCCGGTCGCCCTCCGCCAGCGCCTGGAATCCCACTTCACCCTCACGCCGTTTGAGCCGGTCGCCGAGCACCTCTCGTCAGACGGCCAGACGCGCAAACTGGCCCTCCGCCTCCGAGATGGCGAAATCATTGAGGCCGTGTGGATGCGCTACGAAAACCGCGAGAGCGTGTGCGTCTCCACCCAGGCCGGGTGCGCCATGGGCTGCGCGTTCTGCGCCACGGGCCAGGGCGGGCTTCGCCGCAACCTCTCCGCGGGCGAAATCGTGGGCCAGGTGCTGGCTTTTGCGCGCCTTCTCGCCCCCCAGTCCGCGCGCGTTACCAACGTCGTCTTCATGGGCATGGGCGAGCCGTTCGCCAACTACGACGCCGTCTGGAAGGCTGCCTCCACCCTCATGCACCCGGCCGGCCTGGGCCTGGGCGCGCGGCACATTGTCATCTCCACTGTCGGGCTGATCCCCGGCATCCGCCGGTTCGCCCAGGAGCGGTCCCAGGTGCGGCTGGCAGTCTCGCTCCACGCGCCCGACGACGCCCTGAGAGACCGCCTGGTGCCCATCAACCGAGCCTATCCCATCGGCCCGCTCATGGAGGCTGTTCGCAATTATGTCAACCTAACCGGCCGCCGCGTTACGTTTGAATACGCCCTCATCGCCGGCGTCAACGACCAGCCCGAACAGGCCCAGGCCCTTGCCGCGCTCCTTCGCGGCCTGCCGGCGCACGTGAACCTAATCCCGTTGAACCCCGTACCCGACTCCCCCTGGCGACCAAGCCCCCGCGCCAGGGTTCGGCAATTCCAGGCCACGCTCGCCGAGCGCGGCGTGGCATGCACGGTGCGCCTGGGACGCGGCGCCGACATTCAGGCGGCATGCGGCCAGTTGCGGGCGCGCACGCTGCAGACACCCTCGTAGCCCCGAAGGCTTCGCACCCACCGCAGGGTTCGGCACGTGCATCTGGCGCGCTACACACGCCCGCGCAGCCCCGAAGGGGCTTTGTTCCTTCAGCCCGACGCTTGAGCGTCGGATGGGGCCTCGCCCAGGGGCCGCCCCTGTAAACGTGTGTGGCGAGGGCGAATTCTTGCGTTTTCGCCCAAGAAAGGGTAAGATAACATTATGATCCGAATCTCCGCATCTATCCTATCGGCCGACTTTGCGCGGCTCGGCGAGCAGATCGCAGAAGCGGAACGGGGCGGCGCCGACTATATCCACGTGGACGTGATGGACGGCCTGTTTGTGCCGAACATCACGGCGGGGCCTGTGCTGGTGAGCGCGGCGCGCCGTAGCACTTCCCTGCCGCTGGACGTGCACCTGATGATAGAAAAGCCCGAGCGATACGTGGAGGCGTTCCGAGAGGCTGGGGCCGACATCCTGACCGTGCATTACGAGGCGTGCCCCCACCTGCACCGGACGGTGCAGCGCATTCGCGAACTGGGCGCGGCGCCCGGCGTCTCGCTCAACCCGTCCACGCCCCTGTCGGCGCTGGAGGAGATTCTGGACTACGTGGACTTGGTGCTCATCATGACGGTCAATCCCGGCTTCGGCGGGCAGAAGTACATTGAGAGCATGACGGCGAAGATCGCGCGCCTTCGCCGCTGGCTGGACGAGCGCGAGCACCGGCCTGTCCTGGAAGTGGATGGCGGGCTGAACCCACACACCGCGCCCAAGGCGGCCAGGGCTGGCGCGGACATCATCGTCGCCGGCGCGGCCATATTCGCCGCCGATGTGCCAGTTAGCGAGGCCATTCGCCGCATTCGCGAAGCGATTGCCCTAAAACAGGGTTAGAGGAATAGAAAAGGCCAGCCGACGGCTGGCCTGGCGTGGAGCCGACAGGCGGATTTAGGCTTTCTGAAGCGTCTTCAGGCACCGAGAGCAGATGCGAACCCGTCTCTTGCGGCCATCCACAACGATGGTGGCCATCTGCACGTTCACATCAAAACGGCGGTTGGTGCGCCGATTGGAATGGCTCACATTGTGCCCGAACTGCGGCCCGCGCATGCAGATTTCACACTTTGCCATGGAACGCAACCCCTTTCAGAATGCGAGATCAAGGATAAGTACCGCGCAAATTGCGCACCAAAATATAATACCATAAACCGACAATCTTGGCAAAAACCGCGCCCGCATTTTACAGCCGACCCAATGCACAGGGCGCGGGGGAGAATGACCACATGACAGAACAAACCAGACTGGGCAGAATTGAAGTGTCGCCGGCGGCCATCGCCAGCATCGCCAGCCACGCCGTGCTCAAGTCCTACGGCGTCGTCGGCATGGCCTCGGCCAACGTGCGAGACGGCATCGTGGAGGTGCTGACGGGCGACCGCAGCCGGCGCGGCGTCCAGGTTCGGCTGGAGGGCAACGAAATTCACATTGACCTGTACGTGGTCATTGAGTACGGGACGCGAATCTCCGTTGTCGCCCACAACATCATGAGCGCCGTGAAGTTCAGCGTGGAGAAAGCCCTCGGCGTGCCGGTCAAGGAAGTCAACGTCCACGTACAAGGATTGCGCGTCAGCAGCGCCGATTGACGCGCCGCTCGCGCCACTACCCTGCACGGAAAGAGAGGAACCGCATCTTGGCGTCAGAAGCCGCAAAGAGACCCAATCCATCTTACAGACGCAGAGAAGCCGTGCGCATCGGCGACGGGGAATGCCTGTTCAAAGCGCTGCGCGTGAGCGCCGCATGGTTTGAACAACACGTCCAGGCGGTGAATGCCCTGAACGTCTTCCCGGTGCCCGATGGCGACACGGGCACGAACATGATGCTGACCTTGCAGTCGGCCATCAAAGAAGTAGGAGACAATCCCAGCGACTCGGCCAGCGAAGTCATCCAGAAAGTCGCCCATGGCGCGCTCATGGGCGCGCGCGGCAACTCGGGCGTCATCCTGTCCCAGTTGCTTCGGGGCATGGCGCGCTACCTGCACAAGAAGGACTCGTTCACGGCAGGCGACCTGGCGGCCGCCATGCGCGAGGGTGCCGTTACCGCCTACAAAGGCGTGCTCAAGCCGGTGGAGGGCACCATTCTCACCGTCGCGCGCGAAGTGGCCGATGCCTGCGCCCGCACCGTTGAGGATACCGACGACATCGTGGCGCTCCTGGAAACCGCCGTGGAAGAGGCCCGACACTCCGTCAGCCGCACCCCCTCGCTCCTGGCTGTGCTCAAGGAGGCGGGTGTCGTGGACGCCGGCGGGCAGGGACTTGCCATCATCCTGGAAGGCGTACTCCGATTTGCGCGAGGTGAATCCGTGGAAATGCTGCCCACTTCCGTAACCCATGCCGAACTCAGCGTGCCGCGCGCCGAGGCCGAATACGGCTACGACACCCAATTCATCATCCACGGCCAGAACCTGGACGTGGAGGCCGTGCGCCAGAAAATCTCCGAGATGGGCGACTCGGTCATGGTCGTCGGCGACAGCACCACCATCAAAGTCCACGTCCACACCCCCACGCCCGGCACGCCCATCAACTACGGCGCCAGCCTGGGCTCCATTAGCCATGTGATCGTGGAAGACATGCAGCAGCAGTATCAGGAATTCGTCCAGGCCCAGACCAAACCGCCGGTCTCGGCGGAGGAGATTTGCAACATCGCGACCGTGGCAGTAGCGCCTGGAGCGGGCCTGCGCCGCGTGTTTGAAAGCCTGGGGGCCAGCGCCGTCGTTTCCGGCGGCCAGACCATGAACCCCAGCACCGAGGAACTGCTCAACGCCATTGAAAGCGTGAAGGCCGACAACGTGATCGTGCTGCCCAACAACCGCAACGTCATCCTCTCGGCGCAGCAAGCCAAGACGCTATCCCGCAAGAACGTCTTCGTGATTCCCACCAAGACGATCCCGCAGGGCATCGCCTCACTTCTCGCCTTCAACTACCAGGCCGACGCCACCACCAACGCCCAGATCATGGAACAGGCATTTGCCCGCGTGCAGACGGTGGAAGTTACGCACGCCGTTCGTGCCGCGCGGGTGAACGGAGTCACCATCAAGGAAGGCGACGTCATCGGGCTGATCAACGGCGACCTGAAGATCAGCGGCGACAATTACCACCAGGTCATCCTGGATGCGTTGGGCATGTTGCCGTTGGACGAAAACGAGATTATTACGATATACTACGGCGAGGACGTGGGAGAGGCAGACGCCCAGACCTTGGCCGATAGGATTCGGGCGCAGTTCAGCCACCTGGAAGTGGAAGCCGTGAACGGCGGGCAGCCGCACTATCCCTACATCCTTTCGGTGGAGTAAACGCTGGACATGCTGGCCGAAAACAGCATGCTGCGAGGAGGAGGAATGGCACGCCCGATCATTGTTACCGACAGCACCGCGGGACTCTCGCCTGCCGAGTGTGAACAATACGGCATCCAAGTGGTGCCCCTGTACGTTCGGTTCGGAGACCAAGTCTTTCGGGAAGGCGTGGACATTACCAGCGAGCAGATGTTCAGCCGAATGCGGCGTTCCGCGCTAGGGCCGATTACCTCGCCCCCAACGCCGGACGATTTCCGTCGGGTCTACCTGGCCGCCGCCCGCAAGACCGACCAGATTCTGTCCATCCACCTATCCGGCAAACTGAGTCAGACGGTGGCCTTCGCCCAGGCAGCCGCCGAAACGCTCCTAGGCCGCATCCGAATCCACGTGATAGACTCGCAGACGACCTCGGCGGGGCTGGCAGTCCTGGCGCGGGAGACCGCCAAGGCCGCAGCCGCCGGCATGAACCTGGACGAGTTGATCCCCTACGTGCGCGGCCTCATCCCCCGCATCTACCTGGTCTTCTTCGTGGACACGCTGGACTACCTGGAGCGCGGCGGCCGCATCGGCAAGGCCGAAGCCCTCCTGGGCAGCATGCTCAACATCAAGCCGCTCCTCATCGTGGAAGACGGCGAAATCCAGCCGTTGGAGAAAGTCCGAACCCGCGCCAAGGCTATTGAGAAACTGGCCGAATTCGTGGCCGAGTTCAGCAGGATCAAGGAACTCTGGATCCTGCAGGAACAGGAAAACGAAGAGACCGCCCAACTCCGCGAACTGCTCCGAGAGTACTTCCCGACCGTCGCGACGCCGGTCGTGCCCTATGGCCCCGTTCTCGCCAGCCACGTAGGCCCCGGAGCTATGGGCGTCGTGGTCTTTGAGGACGTGTAGGCCCTGGACAGGAGCGCAAAGTGGTTCGGATTGTAACGGACAGCACCTCGGACATCCCCAGGCCGATGGCCGAGGAGTACGGGATTCGCGTGGTTCCGGCCATCGTCAACTTTGGCCTGGAATCGTTCCGCGAAGGCGTGGACTTATCCCCCAGCGAATTCTTCGCCCGCCTGGTCGCCTCTCCGACCCTGCCCACGACCTCGCAGCCATCCGTCGGCGAGTTCATGGAGGCCTACGCCGAAGCCGGGCGAAGCGGCGAGCCGGTCCTGGGCATCCACCTCGGCTCCACCTTCAGCGGACTCTACGATGCCGCCCAATTAGCGGCCCACTCCATGCCCGAACATGCGGTTACGGTCTACGATAGCGGTCTCCTCTCCATGGGCTTGGGACTCATGGTCATTGAGGCAGCAAAGGTCGCCCGCCGCGGCGCCACCGTGGAGCAGTTGCTCCACCTCCTGGACAACCTCAAGCCACGGACGCGCGTCATCGCCGTGCTGGACACCCTGGAATACCTGCGCAAGGGCGGACGGCTCAGCCGCGTCAGCGCGACCCTGGGCCGAGTGCTCAGCATCCGCCCCGTCATCCAGGTGTTTGACAACAGGCTGGACCAACTCGCCCGCACCCGCCACCGCATGAACTCTCTCAATCGGCTTCTGGAATTCGCGCAAACGCACGCCCCCTTTGACCACCTCGTAGTCCTACACGCCGCAGCCGCCAACGCGGCCGACTGGGTCGCCGAACGCTTGGCCCGCTTGAATTCCGGCGCAAAACCTGCTATTATAGAAGCGGGTTCCGTCATCGGCACGCACGCCGGACCGGGTGCGGTGGGCTTCGCCTGCGTAACGAGGCGCTAGCGTCCCACAACCTCTCATATCCAGACGGTGAACCGGAGAAACGGATGCATTCTGTCGTGGAGAAACTGCTGAAGATTCTTGATTTGGAGGAGCAGACGGGGTACAGGAATCAGGCCGTTATCGGAGGGCTGGACAAACTGGCCGAGCACTGGCCCAAGGAAGCGGCCGCCGCCTATCCGGGCGCAGACAGGCAGGCCCTCATCCACCAAGTCGGGGATTTACTCACCGCCTACCCAACCCGCGCCACGCCCGAGGGCCGCGAAGAGATCATTCGCGCCCTCCGCAAGACCGTTGCGCGACTGGAGGAAGGTGCGCCGGAGCCTATCGCCGTGCCACAGCGCTCCCCTGCCCGCCCGGCCCGGCCCACGCCCCCTGCCCCACCCCAGGACAGACCCCGACCCGGGCTCGGCCTGGACGCGCCGGTAACGAAACTCGTCGGCGTCAACGCGGGATACGCCGAGAAACTGGAAAGACTGGGCGTGCGCACCATCCGCGACCTGCTTATGCTCTACCCCCGCCGATACGAGGACTACAGCGCCATACGCCCCATCGGCACCCTTCGCCCCGGCGAGCAAGTTACCGTCCTGGGCCAGATTTGGGACGTCCAGAGCCGCAAGTCCCAACGCGGCATGCACATCCTTACCGTTACCCTTGCCGACGGGTCTGGGACAATCCAGGCAACCTGGTTCAACCAGCCCTATCTGGAAAAGCAATTCCAGCAGGGGCGCCGCATCATCCTGAGCGGGAAGACCGACGTCTATCTGGGCCACCTGGTGATGCAATCGCCCGAATGGGAACTGTCCACCGACGAGGCGATCCACACGGCGCGCCTGGTCCCCATCTACCCGCTCACCGAAGGCATCAGCCCGCGCTGGCTTCGGCGCGTGCAGAAGCGCACCGTGGACTACTGGGCGCCGCGCCTCCCCGACCCGCTGCCCGAATCGGTGCGGCGCGACGCAGGGCTTATGGACTTGCCCACCGCCATCGCGCAGATTCACTTCCCCGACGACAAGGCCAAACTGGAGAAGGCCCGCAAGCGCCTGTGCTTTGACGAGTTCCTCACCATCCAGTTGGGCGTGCTTCGGCAGCGCCGAAACTGGCGACAGCAGCCCGGCCGCCCCCTGCGCGTCAACGCGCAGACCGTGGAGACTTTCATCCACTCACTCCCGTTTGACCTCACGAATGCGCAGCGACGCGCTATGGACGAGATTCTGCACGATATCGCGCAACCGCAACCCATGAGCCGCCTCCTCCAGGGCGATGTGGGTTCGGGCAAGACCGTCGTCGCCCTGACGGGGATGCTGGTCGCGGCCCTGGACAACCGGGCGCAGGCGGCGCTGATGGCCCCTACCGAAATCCTCGCGGAGCAACACTACCGGACCATCTCGCAAATCCTGGAAGCCTCGGGCATCGGCAAGGACACCCTCACGGTTCGGCTCCTCATCGGCAGCCTGAGCAACGGCGACAAGGAGCGCATTCGGCAGGAAATCCAGGACGGCAAGGCCAACCTGATCATCGGCACCCACGCGCTCATCCAGGGTTCCGTCGCCTTCCAGAACCTGGCCTTCGTCGTCATTGACGAGCAGCATCGCTTCGGAGTGATGCAGCGGGCCACCCTGCGCGAGAAAGGCTTCAATCCGCACATGCTAGTCATGAGCGCCACGCCCATCCCGCGCAGCCTGGCCCTCACGCTGTACGGCGACCTGGACATCTCGGTGATTGACGAGATGCCGCCAGGCCGTCAGCAGGTCAAGACCTACTGGCTCGCACAGCGCGAACGCGAGCGGGCCTACACATTCCTGCGCAAGCAGATTGAGCAGGGACGGCAGGCGTTCATCATCTGCCCGCTGATTGAGGAATCGGAGGCCCTGGACGTCAAAGCCGCCGTTGATGAGCACCACAGGCTCCAGACCGAGGTCTTCCCCGACCTGCGTCTCGGGCTTCTCCACGGCCGGATGCGAGGCGACGAGAAGGACGAGGTCATGCGCCGCTTCCGTGCCGGGGAACTCCACATCCTGGTGTCCACATCCGTTGTTGAAGTGGGGATTGACATTCCCAACGCCACGGTTATCATGGTGGAAGGCGCGGACCGGTTTGGCCTGGCGCAACTGCACCAGTTCCGCGGGCGCGTGGGCCGGGGCGAGCACCAGTCGTACTGCATTCTCATCTCGGACTCGGCCACGCCCGAAAGCCAGGAACGTCTGCGCGCCATTGAGCAAATCCACGATGGCTTCAAGTTGGCGGAAAAAGACCTGGAACTGCGGGGCCCGGGCGAATTCTTCGGCACACGCCAGAGCGGCCTGCCCGACCTCCGCCTCGCCAGGCTGAGCGACACGCGCATCCTGGAAGAGGCGCGGCGGCAAGCCTTGCGCATCTTTGAGCGGGACCCCGAGTTGACCGACCCGGAGCATGCGTTGCTCGCCCAGCAGGTGCGCGAATTCTGGCAGCACAAAGGCGACCTGAGTTAGACGCCGTCTCAAGGAGGAGAGTATGACCACAGCGGTGTATCCGGGAACCTTTGACCCTGTGCACTATGGTCATGTGGACATCGCGAAGCGCGCTGCCAAGATCTTTGACCGTCTCATCGTCGCCGTCTATGACC is part of the Chloroflexota bacterium genome and harbors:
- the rlmN gene encoding 23S rRNA (adenine(2503)-C(2))-methyltransferase RlmN; the protein is MDLILDLSLPELEARLEEWQQPAYRARQVWEWIYRQGATQFAQMTNLPVALRQRLESHFTLTPFEPVAEHLSSDGQTRKLALRLRDGEIIEAVWMRYENRESVCVSTQAGCAMGCAFCATGQGGLRRNLSAGEIVGQVLAFARLLAPQSARVTNVVFMGMGEPFANYDAVWKAASTLMHPAGLGLGARHIVISTVGLIPGIRRFAQERSQVRLAVSLHAPDDALRDRLVPINRAYPIGPLMEAVRNYVNLTGRRVTFEYALIAGVNDQPEQAQALAALLRGLPAHVNLIPLNPVPDSPWRPSPRARVRQFQATLAERGVACTVRLGRGADIQAACGQLRARTLQTPS
- a CDS encoding ribulose-phosphate 3-epimerase, which translates into the protein MIRISASILSADFARLGEQIAEAERGGADYIHVDVMDGLFVPNITAGPVLVSAARRSTSLPLDVHLMIEKPERYVEAFREAGADILTVHYEACPHLHRTVQRIRELGAAPGVSLNPSTPLSALEEILDYVDLVLIMTVNPGFGGQKYIESMTAKIARLRRWLDEREHRPVLEVDGGLNPHTAPKAARAGADIIVAGAAIFAADVPVSEAIRRIREAIALKQG
- a CDS encoding 50S ribosomal protein L28 — its product is MAKCEICMRGPQFGHNVSHSNRRTNRRFDVNVQMATIVVDGRKRRVRICSRCLKTLQKA
- a CDS encoding Asp23/Gls24 family envelope stress response protein; the encoded protein is MTEQTRLGRIEVSPAAIASIASHAVLKSYGVVGMASANVRDGIVEVLTGDRSRRGVQVRLEGNEIHIDLYVVIEYGTRISVVAHNIMSAVKFSVEKALGVPVKEVNVHVQGLRVSSAD
- a CDS encoding DAK2 domain-containing protein, with the protein product MRIGDGECLFKALRVSAAWFEQHVQAVNALNVFPVPDGDTGTNMMLTLQSAIKEVGDNPSDSASEVIQKVAHGALMGARGNSGVILSQLLRGMARYLHKKDSFTAGDLAAAMREGAVTAYKGVLKPVEGTILTVAREVADACARTVEDTDDIVALLETAVEEARHSVSRTPSLLAVLKEAGVVDAGGQGLAIILEGVLRFARGESVEMLPTSVTHAELSVPRAEAEYGYDTQFIIHGQNLDVEAVRQKISEMGDSVMVVGDSTTIKVHVHTPTPGTPINYGASLGSISHVIVEDMQQQYQEFVQAQTKPPVSAEEICNIATVAVAPGAGLRRVFESLGASAVVSGGQTMNPSTEELLNAIESVKADNVIVLPNNRNVILSAQQAKTLSRKNVFVIPTKTIPQGIASLLAFNYQADATTNAQIMEQAFARVQTVEVTHAVRAARVNGVTIKEGDVIGLINGDLKISGDNYHQVILDALGMLPLDENEIITIYYGEDVGEADAQTLADRIRAQFSHLEVEAVNGGQPHYPYILSVE
- a CDS encoding DegV family protein, which encodes MARPIIVTDSTAGLSPAECEQYGIQVVPLYVRFGDQVFREGVDITSEQMFSRMRRSALGPITSPPTPDDFRRVYLAAARKTDQILSIHLSGKLSQTVAFAQAAAETLLGRIRIHVIDSQTTSAGLAVLARETAKAAAAGMNLDELIPYVRGLIPRIYLVFFVDTLDYLERGGRIGKAEALLGSMLNIKPLLIVEDGEIQPLEKVRTRAKAIEKLAEFVAEFSRIKELWILQEQENEETAQLRELLREYFPTVATPVVPYGPVLASHVGPGAMGVVVFEDV
- a CDS encoding DegV family protein, encoding MVRIVTDSTSDIPRPMAEEYGIRVVPAIVNFGLESFREGVDLSPSEFFARLVASPTLPTTSQPSVGEFMEAYAEAGRSGEPVLGIHLGSTFSGLYDAAQLAAHSMPEHAVTVYDSGLLSMGLGLMVIEAAKVARRGATVEQLLHLLDNLKPRTRVIAVLDTLEYLRKGGRLSRVSATLGRVLSIRPVIQVFDNRLDQLARTRHRMNSLNRLLEFAQTHAPFDHLVVLHAAAANAADWVAERLARLNSGAKPAIIEAGSVIGTHAGPGAVGFACVTRR
- the recG gene encoding ATP-dependent DNA helicase RecG, whose product is MHSVVEKLLKILDLEEQTGYRNQAVIGGLDKLAEHWPKEAAAAYPGADRQALIHQVGDLLTAYPTRATPEGREEIIRALRKTVARLEEGAPEPIAVPQRSPARPARPTPPAPPQDRPRPGLGLDAPVTKLVGVNAGYAEKLERLGVRTIRDLLMLYPRRYEDYSAIRPIGTLRPGEQVTVLGQIWDVQSRKSQRGMHILTVTLADGSGTIQATWFNQPYLEKQFQQGRRIILSGKTDVYLGHLVMQSPEWELSTDEAIHTARLVPIYPLTEGISPRWLRRVQKRTVDYWAPRLPDPLPESVRRDAGLMDLPTAIAQIHFPDDKAKLEKARKRLCFDEFLTIQLGVLRQRRNWRQQPGRPLRVNAQTVETFIHSLPFDLTNAQRRAMDEILHDIAQPQPMSRLLQGDVGSGKTVVALTGMLVAALDNRAQAALMAPTEILAEQHYRTISQILEASGIGKDTLTVRLLIGSLSNGDKERIRQEIQDGKANLIIGTHALIQGSVAFQNLAFVVIDEQHRFGVMQRATLREKGFNPHMLVMSATPIPRSLALTLYGDLDISVIDEMPPGRQQVKTYWLAQRERERAYTFLRKQIEQGRQAFIICPLIEESEALDVKAAVDEHHRLQTEVFPDLRLGLLHGRMRGDEKDEVMRRFRAGELHILVSTSVVEVGIDIPNATVIMVEGADRFGLAQLHQFRGRVGRGEHQSYCILISDSATPESQERLRAIEQIHDGFKLAEKDLELRGPGEFFGTRQSGLPDLRLARLSDTRILEEARRQALRIFERDPELTDPEHALLAQQVREFWQHKGDLS